GTCGGTCCGTCGCCGTGGGGGGCGCCGACGAGGCGTGGCGCGGGGGGCGCGTCGGGGGTGGCGTCCGCCGCGGCGCGCGCGAAGGCGGCGAGCCCGTCGGCGAGCGCGGCGAGGCGCGCGGGGACGAGGTCGTAGTACACCCAGCGGCCGCGCTTCTCGGCGGTGACGAGGTCGACCTCGACGAGGGCCTTCATGTGGTGGCTGACGGTCGGTTGGCTCACGCCGAGGAACGTCTCGAGGTCGCAGCCGCAGACGCCGTCCTCGCGGCGGCAGCAGCTCTGGACCGGTTCCAGCAGGAAGGCGAGGATCCGGGCGCGGGTGGGGTCGGCGAGGACCTTGAAGGCGGCGTCCCCGAGGACGCGGGTGGCGTCGGGTCCGGGCGTCACGTCAGGCCTTCGTGCCGTGCAGGACCGCGCCGTAGACGTCGCCGTCGGCGACGCCGGCGGGGGGCGCGTCGACGTGGACGTCGCGGAGGCCCGCCGCCCGGGCCTGCGCTTCGAGCGTCGCGGGGTCGTGCGCGCCCGCCTCGCAGGCGCACCAGCCCTCCAGGTCGTCGGCGGCGTCGGCGGGGGCCGCGCCGTGGCGGAAGGTGTCGCTGATGCGCACCCGCCCGCCGGGCTTGAGGACGCGGACCGCTTCGCGGAGGACGGCGTCGACGTCGCTGGAGAGGTTCACGACGCAGTTGGAGAGGACGACGTCGACGCAGGCGTCGGGCAGCGGCAGCGCCTCGATGGTGCCCTCGAGGTAGCGGACGTGCGCGTGGCCGAGGGCGGCCGCGGCGGCGCGGGCGCGTTCCAGCATCGCCGGGGTCATGTC
The Trueperaceae bacterium DNA segment above includes these coding regions:
- a CDS encoding metalloregulator ArsR/SmtB family transcription factor translates to MTPGPDATRVLGDAAFKVLADPTRARILAFLLEPVQSCCRREDGVCGCDLETFLGVSQPTVSHHMKALVEVDLVTAEKRGRWVYYDLVPARLAALADGLAAFARAAADATPDAPPAPRLVGAPHGDGPTA
- a CDS encoding methyltransferase domain-containing protein yields the protein MNDTPERPTPLADPDALRDAVSRHYADRLTTGDCCGSKAVTVDDAPADVPSFGCGDPNAAAALAPGETVLDLGSGAGFDTLRAADAVGPTGEVIGVDMTPAMLERARAAAAALGHAHVRYLEGTIEALPLPDACVDVVLSNCVVNLSSDVDAVLREAVRVLKPGGRVRISDTFRHGAAPADAADDLEGWCACEAGAHDPATLEAQARAAGLRDVHVDAPPAGVADGDVYGAVLHGTKA